Proteins found in one Sphaeramia orbicularis chromosome 8, fSphaOr1.1, whole genome shotgun sequence genomic segment:
- the zfand2a gene encoding AN1-type zinc finger protein 2A isoform X1: MEFPDLGEHCSEKSCKRLDFLPMRCDACQEIFCKDHITYANHKCTSSYKKDVQVPVCPLCNTPIPIKRGEMPDIKVGEHIDRDCKSDPAQRKRKIFTNKCSRGGCKQKEMIRVTCDQCHLNYCLKHRHPLDHDCKTDGKPLSKSGHAAVMRNQGASSTSASSSSSSSSGNTRPVSNGVSASNRNINSGTTQRIPTSVSAQNVIPPSASFQAGMTEEQALQRALEMSLAEARQPVQPTLSPQEQEDLALAQALAASEEEYRRQQQRQQGRESKQSNCSLS; this comes from the exons ATGGAGTTTCCAGATTTAGGGGAGCACTGCTCTGAGAAATCCTGCAAGCGTTTAG ATTTCCTTCCAATGAGATGTGATGCCTGTCAAGAGATTTTCTGCAAGGACCACATAACCTATGCAAATCACAAATGTACTTCATCCTACAAAAAG GATGTGCAGGTTCCTGTTTGTCCTTTGTGCAACACACCCATACCCATCAAAAGAGGAGAGATGCCCGACATTAAAGTCGGTGAACATATTGATCGAGATTGCAAATCGGACCCAGCACAAAGAAAGAGAAAG ATTTTCACAAATAAATGTTCGAGAGGAGGCTGTAAACAGAAGGAAATGATACGAGTGACTTGTGACCAGTGTCATTTAAATTACTGTCTTAAACATCGGCATCCACTAGATCATGACTGTAAGACAGATGGGAAACCTCTGTCAAAATCTGG acaTGCTGCTGTAATGAGGAATCAAGGTGCTTCCTCCACCTCTGCCTCCAGTTCTAGTTCATCTAGTTCAGGGAACACTAGACCTGTGTCTAATGGTGTTAGTGCAAGTAATAGAAACATCAACAGTGG CACAACCCAGCGAATCCCTACTTCCGTTTCAGCACAGAATGTAATACCACCATCAGCGTCTTTTCAAGCCGGCATG ACAGAGGAACAGGCTTTACAAAGGGCCCTGGAGATGTCTCTGGCGGAGGCGAGACAGCCAGTTCAACCAACTCTTAG CCCTCAGGAGCAGGAGGATCTGGCTCTCGCTCAGGCTCTCGCTGCCAGTGAAGAAGAATACCGGCGTCAGCAGCAGAGACAACAG GGGAGAGAGTCCAAACAGTCCAACTGCAGCCTTTCCTAA
- the zfand2a gene encoding AN1-type zinc finger protein 2A isoform X2, with amino-acid sequence MEFPDLGEHCSEKSCKRLDFLPMRCDACQEIFCKDHITYANHKCTSSYKKDVQVPVCPLCNTPIPIKRGEMPDIKVGEHIDRDCKSDPAQRKRKIFTNKCSRGGCKQKEMIRVTCDQCHLNYCLKHRHPLDHDCKTDGKPLSKSGHAAVMRNQGASSTSASSSSSSSSGNTRPVSNGVSASNRNINSGTTQRIPTSVSAQNVIPPSASFQAGMTEEQALQRALEMSLAEARQPVQPTLSPQEQEDLALAQALAASEEEYRRQQQRQQVSGKLSRQ; translated from the exons ATGGAGTTTCCAGATTTAGGGGAGCACTGCTCTGAGAAATCCTGCAAGCGTTTAG ATTTCCTTCCAATGAGATGTGATGCCTGTCAAGAGATTTTCTGCAAGGACCACATAACCTATGCAAATCACAAATGTACTTCATCCTACAAAAAG GATGTGCAGGTTCCTGTTTGTCCTTTGTGCAACACACCCATACCCATCAAAAGAGGAGAGATGCCCGACATTAAAGTCGGTGAACATATTGATCGAGATTGCAAATCGGACCCAGCACAAAGAAAGAGAAAG ATTTTCACAAATAAATGTTCGAGAGGAGGCTGTAAACAGAAGGAAATGATACGAGTGACTTGTGACCAGTGTCATTTAAATTACTGTCTTAAACATCGGCATCCACTAGATCATGACTGTAAGACAGATGGGAAACCTCTGTCAAAATCTGG acaTGCTGCTGTAATGAGGAATCAAGGTGCTTCCTCCACCTCTGCCTCCAGTTCTAGTTCATCTAGTTCAGGGAACACTAGACCTGTGTCTAATGGTGTTAGTGCAAGTAATAGAAACATCAACAGTGG CACAACCCAGCGAATCCCTACTTCCGTTTCAGCACAGAATGTAATACCACCATCAGCGTCTTTTCAAGCCGGCATG ACAGAGGAACAGGCTTTACAAAGGGCCCTGGAGATGTCTCTGGCGGAGGCGAGACAGCCAGTTCAACCAACTCTTAG CCCTCAGGAGCAGGAGGATCTGGCTCTCGCTCAGGCTCTCGCTGCCAGTGAAGAAGAATACCGGCGTCAGCAGCAGAGACAACAGGTATCCGGAAAGCTTAGCCGTCAGTAG